The following coding sequences are from one Mycoplasma tullyi window:
- a CDS encoding acetyl-CoA hydrolase/transferase family protein, with protein sequence MNYSEAYKKKLVSIKQAISLIKNNSNIWFDYLQPELLLQGLKEALETNSYSKLDFYYYASSSDCEETIFQDKFNHIVKRHCFFYRANERNAFNKYLNGTIQNNIEYYPFHFSESTKLLNNFDIDTVILLTTDIDNNGYFNLGLSTCYDLDLIKKAKQVIIEVNKNMPYIVGDNHQIHINDVTAIVKSDYKLPEALNVEPSEEHLKIAEHVASLIDDRSTIQLGIGSIPNMVCKKLVDKKDLGIHTEILGNGMVELIKLGVVTNKYKEIDQGRSTFVFAVGDQDMYKYLDRNDKFKIARFDYVNNPLNIAKLDNFVSVNSAIEIDLLGNVNAEQIQHKQYSASGGQADFIRGASYSKNGKSIIAMKSTTSDYKISKIVTRLKGVTTTLRNDLDYVVTEYGVVNLKAKSIKQRAKLLISIAHPKFRSYLTRVARSKHLID encoded by the coding sequence ATGAATTATTCTGAAGCATATAAGAAAAAGTTAGTTTCTATTAAACAAGCAATCTCTTTAATAAAAAACAACTCAAACATTTGGTTTGATTATCTTCAACCTGAACTACTATTACAAGGGCTAAAAGAAGCACTAGAAACTAATAGTTACTCAAAACTAGATTTTTATTATTATGCTTCTAGTTCTGACTGTGAAGAAACAATCTTCCAGGATAAGTTTAATCATATAGTTAAACGACATTGTTTCTTCTATAGAGCTAATGAAAGAAATGCCTTTAATAAATACCTAAATGGAACTATTCAAAACAATATTGAATATTACCCATTTCATTTCTCTGAATCTACTAAACTGCTTAATAATTTTGATATCGATACAGTTATCTTATTAACTACTGATATAGATAATAATGGTTATTTTAATTTAGGGTTATCTACTTGTTATGATTTAGATCTAATCAAAAAAGCTAAACAAGTAATTATTGAAGTTAATAAGAATATGCCTTATATAGTAGGTGATAACCATCAGATTCATATTAATGATGTAACTGCAATAGTTAAATCTGATTATAAGTTACCTGAAGCTTTAAATGTAGAACCAAGTGAAGAACACTTGAAGATAGCAGAACATGTTGCTTCATTAATTGATGATCGTTCTACGATCCAATTAGGAATAGGTTCTATTCCCAACATGGTTTGTAAAAAACTGGTAGATAAAAAAGACCTAGGAATTCATACAGAGATCCTAGGTAATGGGATGGTTGAACTAATCAAGCTTGGAGTTGTTACCAATAAGTACAAAGAGATTGATCAAGGTAGATCAACTTTTGTTTTTGCTGTCGGCGATCAAGATATGTACAAATACCTTGATCGTAATGATAAATTTAAGATTGCAAGATTTGATTATGTAAATAATCCATTAAATATAGCAAAACTAGATAACTTTGTTTCAGTTAATTCAGCTATTGAAATCGACTTACTAGGTAATGTTAATGCTGAACAAATTCAACATAAACAATACTCAGCTTCAGGTGGACAAGCTGATTTCATCAGAGGAGCTAGCTACTCTAAAAATGGCAAGAGTATTATTGCCATGAAATCAACCACTAGTGATTACAAGATTTCAAAGATCGTAACTAGACTTAAAGGAGTTACAACTACTTTAAGAAATGATTTAGATTATGTTGTAACTGAATATGGTGTTGTTAATCTAAAAGCTAAATCAATTAAACAACGTGCTAAGTTGTTAATTAGTATTGCTCACCCTAAGTTTAGATCTTATCTAACTAGAGTAGCTAGATCTAAACATCTTATTGATTAA
- the alaS gene encoding alanine--tRNA ligase, whose protein sequence is MTKRLSGSQIRQIWLDFFKSKKHEIIESKSLVPINDPSLLWINAGVATLKKYFSGEENPTNPRLANSQRCIRANDIENVGVTSRHHTVFEMLGNFSIGDYFKKEAIEFGYELLTKFYGLNKDKLYITIYEDDNDAYHYWVDQGINPKHIIRCDKTRNFWDLGSGPCGPSTEIYYDRGEKYDPNKLGEKLFFEDIENDRYIEVWNIVFSQFNNDGNNNYTELLRKNIDTGASLERFACILQDVPTNYDTDLYLPIIRTIEKHTNHKYVVDHYFSKDSHQQDILRAFRVIADHLKCGVFAIADGVLPGAKDRDYIIRKLLRRAFVYAKKLNAKPEYLVETINVIINNYSDFFKYLIPNKDIVIQAITNEANNFSKTLDYGFEIFNQAKTTNNITAETIFKLVETYGFPLDLIKELSAEAKIKLDLEGFEELFKKHQEVSKANNDQVGLKKQNENLLKFETPSKFFYDKNNIKTKVVAIFDDKFNPVDQIEVGSGWVVFENTPIYATSGGQRYDEGYCLKKGNLVVHFDNVIKAPNKQHLHHFKKASFWLDEKVELMHDENWRKLVRKNHSLEHILHATLKNTISETIKQSGAFKSAAKATLDFNYPTKLTDEDLDKIEAKIRQVIADKIPVTVHHVDYETSQKMNAIAYFEEEYKKHELLRVIKMGDYSVELCGGTHVDNTKEIEECFITDLYSLGAGRWRIEIISSYETIFNYLVDKQNEIKQEKDQMFNELGNYDLSDYLEFSKKLHSFELPTSIKDLRKTLRAFEQIKEEYKAIKLELDKKKTKDRANQIKKLALENLEHKIVLLFFDKEEQKALSIAHNELVNEKPDHVFFFINKSDNKINYIIGIKNATDKLNAKLLIDKVNTTFGAKGGGKQNFAQGGFTTDKDIDKLKADFINICITLL, encoded by the coding sequence ATGACTAAACGCTTAAGTGGATCACAGATAAGACAAATTTGATTAGATTTTTTTAAATCTAAAAAACACGAGATCATTGAATCTAAATCATTAGTACCTATTAATGATCCTAGTTTGTTGTGAATTAATGCAGGTGTAGCAACTTTAAAAAAATACTTTTCTGGTGAAGAAAACCCTACTAATCCAAGATTAGCTAACTCTCAAAGATGTATAAGAGCTAATGATATTGAAAACGTTGGAGTAACTTCAAGACACCACACCGTTTTTGAAATGCTTGGAAACTTTTCAATTGGAGATTACTTCAAAAAAGAAGCTATCGAATTTGGTTATGAATTATTAACCAAATTCTATGGGTTGAATAAAGATAAGTTATACATCACCATCTATGAAGATGATAATGATGCTTATCATTATTGAGTAGATCAAGGGATTAACCCTAAACACATCATTAGATGTGATAAAACCAGAAACTTCTGAGATCTAGGTTCTGGTCCTTGTGGTCCAAGTACAGAGATATATTACGATCGTGGTGAAAAATACGATCCTAATAAATTAGGTGAGAAATTATTCTTTGAAGATATTGAAAACGATCGTTATATTGAAGTGTGAAATATCGTTTTTTCTCAATTCAATAATGATGGCAATAATAACTACACAGAACTGTTGAGAAAAAACATTGATACTGGTGCTAGTTTAGAACGGTTTGCTTGTATCTTACAAGATGTTCCAACTAATTATGATACCGATCTATATTTACCAATAATCAGAACAATTGAAAAACACACCAATCATAAATACGTTGTTGATCATTACTTTAGTAAGGATTCACATCAACAAGATATCTTAAGAGCGTTTAGAGTTATCGCAGACCACTTAAAGTGTGGTGTGTTTGCAATTGCTGATGGGGTACTACCTGGTGCTAAGGATCGAGATTACATTATTAGAAAACTACTGCGTAGAGCGTTTGTATATGCTAAGAAGTTAAATGCTAAACCTGAGTATTTAGTTGAAACAATAAATGTAATCATTAATAACTATAGTGATTTCTTTAAGTATTTAATACCTAATAAAGATATCGTTATTCAAGCAATAACTAATGAAGCTAATAATTTCTCTAAAACGTTAGATTATGGTTTTGAGATCTTTAATCAAGCTAAAACCACTAATAATATTACTGCTGAAACGATCTTTAAACTAGTGGAAACCTATGGTTTCCCACTAGATCTAATTAAAGAGTTATCAGCTGAAGCTAAGATCAAACTAGATCTAGAAGGTTTTGAAGAATTATTTAAAAAACACCAAGAGGTATCTAAAGCTAATAATGATCAAGTTGGTCTTAAAAAACAAAATGAGAACTTGCTTAAGTTTGAAACCCCTTCTAAGTTTTTTTATGACAAGAACAACATTAAAACTAAAGTTGTAGCGATCTTTGATGACAAGTTTAATCCTGTAGATCAAATTGAAGTTGGTTCAGGTTGAGTTGTTTTTGAAAACACACCTATTTATGCCACATCTGGTGGGCAAAGATATGATGAAGGTTATTGTCTTAAAAAAGGTAATTTAGTTGTTCACTTTGATAATGTGATCAAAGCGCCAAATAAACAACACTTACACCACTTTAAAAAAGCTAGCTTTTGACTTGATGAAAAAGTGGAATTAATGCATGATGAAAACTGAAGAAAACTAGTAAGAAAAAACCACTCGCTAGAACACATCTTACATGCCACACTAAAAAATACGATTAGTGAAACAATCAAACAATCTGGTGCATTTAAATCAGCTGCTAAAGCAACACTAGACTTTAATTATCCAACAAAACTAACAGATGAAGATCTAGATAAGATTGAAGCAAAGATTCGTCAAGTAATAGCAGACAAAATCCCTGTTACTGTTCATCACGTTGATTATGAAACAAGTCAAAAAATGAACGCAATTGCTTACTTTGAAGAAGAATATAAAAAACACGAATTACTTCGTGTAATCAAAATGGGTGATTATAGTGTTGAGTTATGTGGTGGAACACATGTTGATAACACTAAAGAAATCGAAGAGTGTTTTATCACTGATCTTTATTCATTAGGTGCAGGTAGATGAAGAATTGAGATCATCAGTTCTTATGAAACTATCTTTAATTACTTAGTTGATAAACAAAATGAGATCAAACAAGAAAAAGACCAGATGTTTAATGAATTAGGTAATTATGATTTATCTGATTACTTAGAATTTAGCAAGAAATTACATTCATTTGAATTACCTACTTCTATTAAAGATCTAAGAAAAACTCTAAGAGCATTTGAACAGATTAAAGAAGAATATAAAGCTATCAAACTAGAGTTAGATAAAAAGAAAACTAAAGATCGCGCTAATCAGATTAAAAAACTAGCACTAGAAAACCTAGAACATAAGATCGTTCTATTGTTCTTTGATAAAGAAGAACAAAAAGCTTTATCAATTGCTCACAATGAACTTGTTAATGAAAAACCAGATCATGTTTTCTTTTTCATTAACAAATCTGATAATAAGATTAACTATATCATTGGGATTAAGAATGCAACTGATAAGTTGAATGCTAAGTTGTTAATTGATAAAGTTAACACCACATTTGGTGCTAAAGGTGGTGGTAAACAAAACTTTGCTCAAGGTGGGTTTACTACTGATAAAGATATCGATAAATTAAAAGCAGACTTTATTAATATATGTATTACGTTGCTTTAG
- the ruvX gene encoding Holliday junction resolvase RuvX, translating to MYYVALDVGSKTLGIATGDGEFKIASPYCVISFNQYDFKQCLVKLKEKTASFFYDFKFVIGMPKNIDQTKSSTTEMVEGFIELLKANYKNEIIIYDEAYTSIIADQLLKDNQIKAKKRKEKIDKLAAYVILQSFFDDERYPK from the coding sequence ATGTATTACGTTGCTTTAGATGTAGGTTCAAAAACTTTGGGGATAGCTACTGGTGATGGTGAGTTTAAGATTGCCTCACCATATTGTGTTATCTCATTCAACCAATATGATTTTAAGCAATGTTTAGTTAAACTAAAAGAAAAGACAGCTAGCTTTTTTTATGACTTTAAGTTTGTTATTGGGATGCCTAAAAATATTGATCAAACTAAATCATCAACCACAGAGATGGTTGAAGGTTTTATTGAATTATTAAAGGCTAACTATAAGAACGAAATAATCATCTATGATGAAGCTTATACTTCGATAATTGCAGACCAATTATTGAAAGATAACCAAATAAAAGCTAAAAAACGTAAAGAGAAGATTGATAAGCTGGCAGCTTATGTAATCTTGCAATCCTTTTTTGATGATGAACGATATCCTAAATAA
- a CDS encoding O-methyltransferase produces MNDILNKFKQLNLELKIPIMRDDNLVNLVDKLSRNKINRLLEIGTGIGFSSMYLSSHLPDLEIDTLEKDVERYKIAKEWLANFSKINCILGDCYEFIPQKKYQAIILDGPKAKQIELFNKYINYLLPNGVMIIDNYFLKNIKPNNKLYQKNLEWQNFVQDLGNKQFNIEIDQSGDGVVYVFSKPSTIA; encoded by the coding sequence ATGAACGATATCCTAAATAAATTTAAGCAACTTAATTTAGAACTAAAGATTCCAATTATGCGAGATGATAATTTGGTTAATTTAGTTGACAAATTATCGCGAAATAAAATTAACCGATTGCTTGAGATCGGCACTGGGATTGGATTTAGTTCGATGTATTTAAGTTCGCACTTACCCGATTTAGAGATAGACACATTAGAAAAGGATGTTGAACGATATAAGATTGCTAAAGAGTGATTAGCTAACTTTTCTAAGATTAACTGCATTCTGGGAGATTGCTATGAATTCATTCCTCAAAAAAAATATCAAGCAATCATTCTTGATGGACCTAAAGCTAAGCAGATTGAATTATTCAATAAATACATTAACTACTTATTACCTAATGGGGTAATGATTATTGATAATTATTTTTTAAAAAATATAAAACCTAACAATAAACTTTATCAAAAAAATTTAGAATGACAAAACTTTGTTCAAGACTTAGGCAATAAGCAATTTAATATTGAAATTGATCAATCAGGAGATGGGGTAGTTTATGTTTTTAGTAAGCCAAGTACAATCGCTTAA
- a CDS encoding U32 family peptidase: MFLVSQVQSLNQAKKFIDQSIDCILVGYENFALRCTNTLNYQELKELVNYRNDKKAKTKIFILLNSFIFENQIDDLTQKLIELDQLKVDRVYFQDYAIVQIIRENQLNLATAYHSETMVTSYGQFDFFKENKINHLVVARELFMNEIKQMHGHKKDLELEMQVQGYAFFMHSRWKMISNFEAYAKISDQLSSKKQLWIREALRKYPNAIYEDEFGTHMFTGYILCAIKQLKDLHEYGLDYARIDSIMIKEEDHEKITLIYQDLINKLNNKQTVSDELIVEKYLEIEQISAPVEIASGFFGGIKEIKHLIKEEKEEAKGKK, translated from the coding sequence ATGTTTTTAGTAAGCCAAGTACAATCGCTTAATCAAGCTAAAAAGTTCATCGACCAATCAATTGATTGTATCCTAGTTGGTTATGAAAATTTTGCTTTAAGATGTACTAATACTTTAAATTATCAAGAACTTAAGGAATTAGTAAACTATCGAAATGACAAAAAAGCTAAGACTAAAATTTTCATTTTATTAAACAGTTTTATTTTTGAAAATCAAATAGATGATTTAACTCAAAAATTAATTGAATTAGATCAATTAAAAGTTGATAGAGTCTATTTCCAAGATTATGCAATTGTGCAAATTATACGGGAAAATCAACTAAATTTAGCAACAGCTTACCATTCAGAAACAATGGTAACCTCTTATGGTCAATTTGATTTTTTTAAAGAAAATAAAATCAATCATCTAGTTGTTGCTAGAGAACTGTTTATGAATGAGATCAAACAAATGCATGGTCATAAAAAGGATCTTGAACTAGAAATGCAAGTTCAAGGTTATGCCTTCTTCATGCATTCAAGATGAAAAATGATTTCCAACTTTGAAGCATATGCTAAGATCTCAGATCAGTTATCTTCAAAAAAACAGTTATGAATTAGAGAAGCATTAAGAAAATATCCTAATGCAATTTATGAAGATGAATTCGGTACACATATGTTTACTGGATATATTTTATGTGCGATTAAGCAATTAAAAGATCTTCATGAATACGGTTTAGATTATGCAAGAATTGATTCAATCATGATCAAAGAAGAAGACCATGAAAAAATCACTTTAATCTACCAAGATTTAATTAATAAATTGAATAATAAGCAAACAGTATCTGATGAACTGATTGTAGAGAAGTATTTAGAGATTGAACAAATCAGTGCACCAGTTGAGATTGCTTCAGGTTTCTTTGGTGGTATCAAAGAAATCAAACACCTAATTAAAGAAGAGAAAGAAGAGGCTAAAGGTAAGAAATAA
- a CDS encoding peptidase U32 family protein has product MKYELLAPAGDVQKAMFAIDYGADAVFLGAKAYSLRSSASNFFFKDIKQTVDYAHERNRKVYVAVNVVCHNPLVKGFAKFIASLEETGVDGLIVADPFIIDYTKKHHPNLDLHLSTQQSVTNSKSALFWKSNGLSRVVLAREVTIDELSLLMPKVKDQVEIEYFIHGAVCIAFSGRCMMSNNWSLRDANVGGCAQSCRWRYELKDEKLKKYSDSFTMSPKDMALIDEIKQLMELGVASFKVEGRMKSINYVATVIRSYRHAMDYYLNNGFNPDQQDEKVILDQVKQDLKSAENRPTNKGFAHNQPGIDAMLYHEEERKIAQTFAFIVDEIQDDGYIKVTCKNNFKKAQEYIIYGPNFKIDQVKITSLLNKNKEVVEVANDPMATYYLKFDQHYDLIKNSIGHIKKTLEL; this is encoded by the coding sequence ATGAAATACGAATTACTAGCTCCTGCTGGAGATGTACAAAAAGCGATGTTTGCCATCGATTATGGAGCAGATGCTGTTTTTTTAGGTGCTAAAGCTTATTCATTAAGATCTAGTGCAAGCAACTTCTTCTTTAAAGATATTAAGCAAACTGTAGATTACGCTCATGAACGTAATCGTAAGGTTTATGTAGCTGTTAATGTTGTGTGCCATAACCCATTGGTTAAGGGGTTTGCTAAATTTATAGCCAGTTTAGAAGAAACTGGTGTGGATGGTTTGATTGTGGCAGATCCATTTATCATTGATTACACCAAAAAACATCACCCAAATCTAGATCTACACCTATCAACCCAACAAAGTGTTACCAACTCTAAATCAGCTTTATTTTGAAAAAGTAATGGCTTAAGTCGTGTGGTATTAGCTAGAGAAGTAACAATTGATGAATTATCACTACTAATGCCAAAAGTAAAGGATCAAGTTGAGATCGAATACTTCATCCACGGAGCTGTATGTATTGCTTTTAGTGGTCGTTGTATGATGTCAAATAACTGATCACTACGTGATGCTAACGTTGGAGGTTGTGCACAATCTTGTCGTTGACGTTATGAACTAAAAGATGAGAAATTAAAAAAATATTCTGATTCTTTCACCATGTCACCTAAAGATATGGCATTAATTGACGAGATTAAACAATTGATGGAATTAGGTGTAGCTTCATTTAAGGTCGAAGGACGGATGAAATCAATCAATTACGTGGCTACCGTAATTCGTTCATATCGTCACGCAATGGATTATTATTTAAATAATGGTTTTAACCCCGACCAACAAGATGAAAAAGTGATTTTAGATCAAGTTAAACAAGATCTAAAATCAGCCGAAAACCGCCCAACCAATAAAGGTTTTGCACACAACCAACCTGGAATTGATGCAATGCTATACCACGAAGAAGAACGTAAGATTGCTCAAACGTTTGCTTTCATCGTAGATGAAATCCAAGATGATGGATATATCAAAGTTACTTGCAAAAATAACTTTAAAAAAGCCCAAGAATATATTATCTATGGTCCTAACTTTAAGATTGATCAAGTTAAGATCACATCTTTGTTAAACAAGAATAAAGAAGTAGTTGAAGTGGCAAACGATCCAATGGCAACTTACTACTTAAAATTTGATCAACATTATGATCTAATTAAAAATAGCATTGGACACATTAAAAAAACCTTGGAACTTTAA
- the rpsT gene encoding 30S ribosomal protein S20, giving the protein MANIKANEKSYRQNLKANLLTKGFKTSLKNQLKKTKASKDKKDVEQVYSLADKLAKNNRISKNKARRLKSRAARWSNSATATSH; this is encoded by the coding sequence ATGGCTAATATAAAAGCAAACGAAAAGAGCTATCGTCAGAATCTAAAAGCAAATTTATTAACTAAAGGATTTAAAACATCTTTAAAGAACCAACTTAAGAAAACTAAAGCTTCTAAAGATAAGAAAGATGTTGAACAAGTTTATTCTTTAGCTGATAAGCTAGCTAAAAACAACAGAATCTCTAAGAACAAAGCTCGTAGACTTAAATCAAGAGCAGCTAGATGATCTAATTCAGCAACTGCTACTAGTCACTAA
- a CDS encoding DUF5385 domain-containing protein translates to MNTSFLFIVLLVVIPIGLISYVIYKRKKAKEPGEFTGKTKEERRNEVWKTIKRYLQDNEMYGREIMYSFVAKRPSPNDDRKLHKQFKEETKQYLLEHKLSKKEKKAYLDHRRKEMARERYCIYFQTKDAKTQSTFDPAIIEAEVLTLPAKSKRDTPERKIQINGLQDFQKEFSWIEPLKNKEDARLKKAEDERLRRLEIKERRKAARLAKKEAKAKKKI, encoded by the coding sequence ATGAATACTAGTTTCCTTTTTATCGTCTTATTAGTAGTTATTCCAATTGGGCTAATAAGCTATGTTATCTATAAGAGAAAAAAGGCTAAAGAGCCAGGTGAGTTTACCGGAAAAACTAAAGAAGAACGTCGTAATGAGGTGTGAAAAACCATTAAGCGTTATCTGCAAGATAACGAGATGTATGGTCGCGAAATTATGTATTCTTTTGTTGCTAAACGACCATCACCAAACGATGATCGTAAGTTGCATAAGCAATTCAAAGAAGAAACTAAGCAATACTTATTAGAACATAAGTTATCTAAAAAAGAAAAGAAAGCATATTTAGATCATCGTAGAAAAGAGATGGCTCGTGAACGTTATTGCATTTATTTCCAAACTAAAGATGCAAAAACACAATCAACGTTTGATCCTGCAATTATTGAAGCAGAAGTGTTAACTTTACCAGCTAAGAGTAAACGTGATACTCCTGAAAGAAAGATTCAGATTAATGGTTTACAAGATTTCCAAAAAGAATTTTCTTGAATTGAACCATTAAAAAATAAAGAAGATGCTCGCTTGAAGAAAGCAGAAGATGAACGCTTAAGAAGATTAGAAATTAAAGAGCGTAGAAAAGCTGCTAGATTAGCTAAAAAAGAAGCTAAGGCTAAAAAGAAAATTTAA
- the fmt gene encoding methionyl-tRNA formyltransferase, producing the protein MNQKKVVFFGTTELSLACLKELLADNFFNVVAIICPPDRVNLKNKKNKLNAVKQYCLDNNLTIYQPEKLSEFYEQLNQMEFDLGICIAYGQFIPKKVIDLFADGILNVHPSKLPLLRGGAPIHYAIINGFESTAISIMKLDEKMDHGPVYDQLDIKINPEWNHDDLNEEIIAKSPAFLIKTIKRIYEENLQPKEQDHDHVTLGLNIRREQEHIDLNLDAKSFVNWQKGLWSTPGGYLNYDNQRVKIAACHLVDNNQEHDDALVGTIYQIDSSGIYVYLKKGSIAITKYLMPSKKVVDIKQAINGKVPFELNKKFS; encoded by the coding sequence ATGAATCAGAAAAAAGTCGTTTTCTTTGGAACTACAGAATTATCGCTAGCTTGTCTTAAAGAGCTATTAGCCGATAATTTTTTTAATGTTGTGGCAATTATTTGCCCACCTGATCGAGTTAATCTAAAAAATAAGAAGAATAAACTTAATGCGGTTAAGCAGTATTGTTTGGATAATAACTTAACAATCTATCAACCTGAAAAGTTGTCAGAATTCTATGAGCAATTAAATCAGATGGAATTTGATCTAGGAATATGTATTGCTTATGGACAGTTTATTCCCAAAAAAGTAATCGATTTATTTGCTGATGGTATATTAAATGTTCACCCATCTAAATTGCCTTTATTAAGAGGTGGAGCACCAATTCATTACGCTATCATTAATGGTTTTGAATCAACAGCGATTTCAATCATGAAACTGGATGAAAAAATGGATCACGGACCAGTTTATGATCAGTTAGATATTAAGATAAATCCTGAATGAAATCATGATGATTTAAACGAAGAAATTATTGCAAAATCGCCGGCATTTTTAATCAAAACCATTAAAAGAATTTACGAAGAAAATTTACAACCTAAAGAACAAGATCATGATCATGTTACCTTAGGTTTGAACATAAGAAGAGAACAAGAACATATTGATTTAAATTTAGATGCAAAAAGCTTTGTTAACTGACAAAAAGGATTGTGATCAACACCTGGTGGCTATCTAAATTATGATAACCAACGTGTTAAGATTGCAGCTTGTCATCTTGTAGATAATAATCAAGAACACGACGACGCTTTAGTAGGAACAATTTATCAAATCGATTCTAGTGGTATTTATGTCTATCTAAAAAAGGGTAGCATTGCTATTACCAAATACTTAATGCCTTCAAAAAAAGTCGTTGATATCAAACAAGCAATTAATGGAAAAGTTCCTTTTGAACTAAATAAAAAGTTTAGTTAA